The nucleotide window gttcaaataggattgcatacctagacaacctttgtcctgtatTTCATAACCATAGACGGATATTATGCCCTGACATCGTCGCTTCCCTTAATTTCTCTCTAGTtttattttcgtatttcttatttttgctttcttttattcacacacaccacttcattaattaggctaatttttgaaattagggTTATTACTTGTATTCACTTTCTTTCCTGTGGCCCTGACACTCTGctttacacacactttattatctaatcggcacgtacacttgcgtccctatcaggTTACATGGAAGATAATTTCACAAActataaaagatttttattttgaggagttgagggtattattatttattttgaatttaagttaattgtttgcatttttctaataattgaatagtgataattttattatttttcagaaGCATTATGTATCATATTCTTCCATGGAGAGACAAGTGAAGGTGGCATGGGTTGTAAAAGCTTCACAACAATATAGTGACTTTCTGAGGGACATAAGAAATTATGAAGAAaaccaagaatatatatatcagaAGATGATTGGAGGCATTGGAAAGCTGCTTGGGAGACTTCTAActataaaatgaaaagaaaaaaatatccaaaaaatcGATGGAGTGTTGCAGGGCCAGCATCTCATACTAGAGGATCAATATCCCATGATGAACATGTGAAGAGACTTGTAAgtataaatagaatttatttgagtgtttgataaatttgtgtttgtttcaaattaaattggttttttttttattttgaataggCTTGTAATTGTTACAATATACATATGATTTATTAACATGCTGTATTGATTTGTGGTTgttttagcatatatatatatggtttgcTTACATGCTTAATAGGCTTGTGGTTATTGAATACATTgactaatatattttgtttaaaatatattttactatCTCTCACGTTCCATATGTATTAATGATAACTAAATTGACATAGCTAaagtttatagattttttttataggcTTTCATTGGGTTGAATGCCTACACCACATGAGTTACGTTTTTTACTCATACAAAAAAGCATGATGGGCaaacttttattgatgaaagGTCTAAATCAATTAATGTAAGTTTTAAAgtcttttaaataaatataatttatttattttaactttcaATGATTTATTCATAGTCATTAgcaatttgttttgttatcatTATAGGATAAAGCGTTATGCAACCACATCGGTATACCTCCTCCACTTGGATctcaaaatacaagaaatagGCAACTTGAAGAACATGAAGGCGCAAGAGATGGAGATGATAACAATGATCATGGagttagttaaatatttatgctTGACTTACTAGTTTATTTTGCTTGTTCAAGTAAAGATACTTATGTTATGTTACTTTTGGTTAATGTACTATATACTTATATTGCGTTACTTTTGGTTAATGGTCTAAATACTTATATTGAGTTACTTGTTGTTTCTAATGTGAGAGATtgttatcttttaatatatttgaatttgtgaTTGGATTGATAGGTTCAATGAAATTCCCATAAATTACccagtaatattttatttgtagtATTTAAATTATCCAGGAAATACCTAGGGATTGCATATGTTTAATAGGAGTTTTACCTAGGGATTTCTTATTTTCAACATGAGATTTACCCAGGTATTATCCATGGATTGCTTATTTTTAACAGGAGATATACTTAAGGATCACCTagggattttatttttttagagaaaCTCACCCAAATTGCCCAGGGATTacccaacaaacataaaaatattttcttaggGATTATCGATGCATGATTTACTGGGTAAAGTTTTACAAAATTTACCTAGAGAATACCCAGGACCTATCCGTGGGTAAGTCTTGGGTTTTTATCACATCCTGGAAATTATTCACCCAGGGATATAAACAATTTACCTAGGGTTTGTTCATGGGTAATCTATGGTCTTTTATTAACCCCACGAATTATTTATCCAAGTCTATAAATTATTTACCCAAGATTTATCTGTAGTAATTTACCCAGGGATGCGAAATACCGTAGGTAATGTTTAGTCCTCGAGCTCATTAGTTGTGAACTCTGATCTGTGGGTAATCCCTGATTTACCCACGGATTTGTATAGTTTTACAGACAAAATCGTTcttgtgaaaattattattttcttgtagtaTATCTCAAATCCAATATTTTTGTTGGCATGAAAAATAGCTTGTCAATCCTAATTCCTAAGATACCTTCAAAACTAAGTATCTAATTCTATCACACTTTGCCAAAGTAGGATAAATTATACAGTACCTAAACACTAAATTCTCAACACAAacatatgaaataattaatcaacAAGAACTCACTCCTGAAagcaataaattttataaaaaattcaaaacaatgtCTACAAAAACCACAACTACAAGAAGCAAGATAATCActggaaataaaaattaacataatcaaAACCTAGGTGGTTTATCATTTGATATTTTGCAACTAACTCCTGTAAACTTTAAATTCACatataagttaaattttttaaaatttgaaattctcAAATCCTAGGGAACATCGGCAAGGTAGGGGATAGTGGCCCCCACTCGGCCCCTTCTCTCTCCCTTTGCATCCATCATTGCCAATGTCCTCATCTTATGTGAGTTGAAATTCAAGCCCACTTCCATAACAGGGAAAAAATACTCCATGTAGGAGACCAGGTGCCAACAAACCAAGAGTCTGTTGaggagatatttttaaaattaatgaaaaatcataaaaatatactttatattagaaataaaaggggcatataaatatttatagaataTAAACATGgagttatttatattattccTAATAAGTTTAATGAATTCTAAGAATAATTTGGAAATTATATTTGcattaatgtttaaataataagaaaataataataattttttaaaaccgCAATATATCATTTAGAAAATGATTTATACTAAAAAGGTATTatgttaatattaaaattttattaattgaaataacAAATGATATTTATGATTGttcttcaaaaaataatttacactCTTTCAAATATGATATCAAATTTCCTACATCAAATGCCATTGCATgatcatatttataaatagaaaCTAAGTGTGCATTTTTcgtttagataaaaaaaatactaaatgaaaataaaattgtattgAACATTATATTTGTTGCTGaatgaataaaattgatattttaaacaactaaattaaatagtaaaatatatttaataaataaaaattatcatccAAACTACCTATGGTCTTTTTTACTTGTACAATTTTAGAAGTTTCCTTTTGTCATCTTTACTTGTCCATTTAGAAGATCTATAAaccattaaatattatttttataaatttattttttatatttaatttacttctACAACTTCCAATAAATCATGTTCAACTagacattttattaaatcatatctTAGATAAAGATAACcgtgaaaaattaatataatttttataaattttaaattaccaactaactttaatcaatttttttaatacacagaaattaattaattaaaatgaataaataaaaatgactcCAGGGACTACTTCAATAATAAATCTACCAAAGATTTACATAATCCATTTGTTGAATggataattaatttgttataaatattCATGGTAGTGGGAATTGGACTGACATATGCCATTGAAGCATTGGCTATTCTAATCAGCCGATAAGTtttgtaattatattataatctaGCTAGGAGTACTAATGGAGCATTCTAGAAGTATCCatacaatacatatatatacaacatatatatatatatatatatatatttatatatatatatatatattctttttaaaagatttaagTGGCAAGTTCACGCAAACATTCAAgagaatttctttgtttttttttaaattaccctaattatatacacacaattttaaatcattatgcaataataaaacaaaatttgaatcatttaaatGTTACAATGCTTTGTAGCTAATTTAAACAAGAATTTCTCTCCAAAATTTTACTCAAATTTCACTTTTCAAATATAACACATTCTCATAAAGCCAATAAACATAAACTCActaaagatataaaaatgttaaatatgtTCCAAAAGTACAccaatgttttaaaaactaTTGTACCATGTAATTCAATTGATTAGGTTAGATATCATAACTCTTTCAAgtttaatttaaacaaatactATATGAAAATGTCATCAATGaaatattactttaaaaaaagtCACTAATCATACATAACCTCTACTTAGTGGTAATTCAAGTTAAAGTTTATATACAATTTTGCTTGTACAATATAACTAACTTTTTAAGACAAGAcaatttttaatgattattttaaatgtacatttttattctttattgtattcaaattttaataattatatgtattgaCTATATCACATATGatgtatattaattttgatttatatttttaattatatttcacttgaaaattttattctaattttatttgaactttttgaaaaattgaaatttaaatgtattttacaAATTTCACCAAATTTTCACGTTGATTATCATGATCAATCAAACACAGTAATAAAAATGTTGCCGGTAATAGAAGTTCCTAACCAAATACAATAGTTGTAAATTGTTGTAACACTCGTAGACACATAACATTTCACACCTTATTATAGTAATAAACTATTAAACAGCTGGATCACGTTGCAAGTAAAACTATTgtgattaatataaaaaagaaaaagaaaaggaaaagaaaaactgggactaagtatttttttttttttttttttttttttttgtttaaaaataaaaattaaaaaaaaattgttcataTCATCTCTCCAACTTTCTCACTTGATCAACAAAAAATCTCTAGACTATATCATATCcccaaaagtttttttttctgacaCCATTTGATAGCttatttttcagtatttttatcaaaaataccttcaaaaattttaaacagacaaatagtaaacaaaaaattatgattttaaacatcaaaaataaatattaaataaaaatttatgtagttacACAGAAACAtacaatgttaaataaaaaatatacttaataaacGGGAATTACATTTTATAAGCGGtgtaaaattagatttttaaataaaataaactgatgtAAGtactgaaaaataagtaaagtgaaaaaaatgaaaacgacaagggaaattaaaatatcaattacaCTGTAGATGATATTTGAAATGttgaggataaataaataatttacaaaaaaaaaattaaggatccAAATGATGGTGGTTTGCATAGAAATCATCTCTCGGAGGCGGAGTCTACAAAGCAAGAGTTCAAACTTTTAGACCAACGCTCCttgaaaactccatgaaaactcctctcttttcttctcttcccACCATAAAACCATCCTtctctctcctcctcttcctcctccgtGTAGTCTTCTAACACAGAAGGGGACAGAGAGAGAGTGGTGTAAGGTGTGAAGGAAGGGAGAGGAAATGGCTGTGGTTTCTGGCAGTACTAGCATGGGTATGAGCAAGCCCATGATGGGGGGAACCAGTGAAGCTTCTCCATTGAAGCACTACAGTGGTCTGAGGCCATCGTTAGGGAGTTTGCAGGTGGCTCTGACCAAAGCAAGAGGGTCCATCTCTTTCTCACCATGTTAGTCTCTTTTACCTCTTCttttgaattcctgttttcATTCATCTCAGAAAGTTTTCTACTTTATGAGCTTTGATTGGGGTAATGAATGAAAGATTGTTTCTTTCAATTGAGTTTTTGCTGAGAAGGTTGCATTTTAGTTTTGACTTGTGAATTGGTGGGAAAATATTAGGTTTCTCTTTGGAAGCTTGTTTGTGGTCAGTTTTGTAGAATATCTTGTCTAGTTTGACTCAATTTTTCCAAAGAACTATTTGTGATCAGATTAATGGCAATTTTACTGGACTgcttcttcttgattttgtttccatttggaCCAAAGGTATTTTCGTAGTGCCTTGGAACAACTCTGTTCTTGGTATTGACCAATTGATAGATATAACATAGGTAAAATAAGTAACATAATTCTTATTATTTGAGTATGGTTTTTGCTTTCGATTTAGCTGTTAAATTTAGAAAGATCAGAGCTGTTGCTACTTCGAATGTTTCGGCTCCGAAACGAGAGACTGATCCCAAGAAGCGGATAGTTGTGACCGGCATGGGACTTGTGTCCATTTTCGGGAATGATATTGACGTATTCTATGACAAGCTCTTGGAAGGACAGAGTGGAATCAGTCTAATTGATAGGTTTGATGCTTCTTCTTACTCTGTGAGATTCGCTGgtcaaatcagagatttctctTCCAAAGGATATATAGATGGCAAGAATGATCGCCGCCTTGATGACTGTTGGAGGTATTGCCTAGTTGCTGGCAGAAGAGCTCTTGATGATGCCAACCTTGGTGAAGGAGTTCTGCAAACTGTAAGTCCAATTCAATTgtttaattgataaaatttttaatgtggtATACAAATTGTAATGATATCAAAAACTGTCTGGTAAGTAGTACAACACATATAAAGGTGAAGAAGCAAGAATTTAGATTAAATTTAGCACAATATACTAAAAATTATAGTAAGgatgatttaaaataaacttATGTTGAGTTGTTTCACTATACTTGGTGTTCAAATAGCAAGAGAAGATTTCTTTGCTAGGAATTAGATAATTATCTAGTTGgtgttttcttaaattttaatgaTATCATTGCAATATGACCGACATATGCAAGTTTTAGCAGTTGACGTGAAACACATAATCTTGCAAGTAAAGGACTTCTGGCTCATTGTCATAGTTTGTGATACTTATGTGAAGATTGCTattctaaataaaaaccatattttACATTGCTGTGGTTATACTTTGCCTGTTTTATTCATTCGGATTGTCTTGTTGATATCACAGATGGACAAATCAAAAATTGGTGTATTGGTGGGTTCTGGTATGGGTGGTTTGACAGTATTCAGTAATGGAGTTGAGGCTTTGATCCAGAAGggattcaaaaaaattaaccctTTCTTTATCCCTTACTCCATTACAAATATGGGATCAGCATTGCTAGCTATAGATACTGGCCTAATGGGCCCGAACTATTCCATTTCAACGGCATGTGCTACAGCAAACTATTGCTTCTATGCTGCCGCAAACCACATTAGGAGAGGTGAAGCTGACATTATGGTTGTTGGAGGCACAGAGGGTGCAATCCTCCCAGTTGGAGTTGGAGGATTTATTGCATGCAGGGCATTGTCGCAAAGGAATGATGAACCAGAAAAGGCTTCGAGGCCTTGGGACAAGGGTAGAGATGGTTTTGTTATGGGAGAGGGATCTGGTGTACTGGTAATTTCATCACCTTTGATCTTGTAGTTAATCTGAATTTCTATGTTCTTCTTTTATGGTACAATACCTACTTTGACACCTTATGACATTGTTGCAAATTCTAAACAGGGTGCTGTCAATAATTAAGCTGCAAAAAATAGTAACAAAAAACATCTTTAAGTTCTGTTGTTAATGTTTGAATTTCTTGTTATTCTGGTCGCAAAAACACTTGATCCAATGATTGGCCATTGATTGATTCCCATGCCTATTCCTTTCTTATACCCTTTTTTCATTGAATTATGAACACAATGTACTTGTACATTATCCTTGTTAATTTTACCGGATATGAAAAAGGTTATGGAGAGCTTGGAGCATGCAAGAAAGAGGGGTGCAAACATAATTGCTGAGTATCTTGGAGGTGCTATAACTTGTGATGCACATCACATGACTGACCCCCGGTCCGATGGACTAGGAGTTTCATCATGCATAATGAAAAGCTTGGATGACGCTGGAATTTCACC belongs to Dioscorea cayenensis subsp. rotundata cultivar TDr96_F1 chromosome 17, TDr96_F1_v2_PseudoChromosome.rev07_lg8_w22 25.fasta, whole genome shotgun sequence and includes:
- the LOC120279989 gene encoding 3-oxoacyl-[acyl-carrier-protein] synthase I, chloroplastic-like, with the translated sequence MAVVSGSTSMGMSKPMMGGTSEASPLKHYSGLRPSLGSLQVALTKARGSISFSPSVKFRKIRAVATSNVSAPKRETDPKKRIVVTGMGLVSIFGNDIDVFYDKLLEGQSGISLIDRFDASSYSVRFAGQIRDFSSKGYIDGKNDRRLDDCWRYCLVAGRRALDDANLGEGVLQTMDKSKIGVLVGSGMGGLTVFSNGVEALIQKGFKKINPFFIPYSITNMGSALLAIDTGLMGPNYSISTACATANYCFYAAANHIRRGEADIMVVGGTEGAILPVGVGGFIACRALSQRNDEPEKASRPWDKGRDGFVMGEGSGVLVMESLEHARKRGANIIAEYLGGAITCDAHHMTDPRSDGLGVSSCIMKSLDDAGISPEEVNYINAHATSTLAGDLAEVNAIKKVFKDTSEIKMNGTKSLIGHCLGAAGGLEAIATIKAITTGWLHPTINQDDLEPAVDIDTVPNIKKQHEVHVGISNSFGFGGHNSVVVFAPFKP